TGATGTGATGACCTCACAGAGGCCCTGGGGtggggcaggggcagtgggTCAGCGCTGAACCTGCCTGCCTCATTTTGCGGTTGGTTCTGGTCCAGCGAGGAGCTGTGCGAGTGGTGCAGCAATGCGGGCCCAGTTTGCCAGCGGGACATTAACAGATCTGCAGCGTGTGAatctgctggaggagctgctgcaggtgagctctgggtgcacagacacagaagggcCAGCGGGGCGAGCTGCCGGCTGGAGggcaccctgcccatggcatggcagcagagggccggGCACCTCCGGCGGGATGCAAAGCTGTTGGCAGCACCTCGGTGCCAACGccgctcctctcccctcccacagGCTCATGAGCGCGCCGTGGAGAAGCGCAAGGCTGAGGCCAGGGAATCCTTGATGAAGGTGAGCAGATGTCCCCTCGTGTGGgtctgcagctcctccatggaggaggcaggaggggagtgtggcatggagctgctgtcAGATGGAGCTTCGTGAGAGCGTCGGTGCCCTGATGGccgctccccttcccctttcctgcagGATGCCCAGCAAATACGGGCAGAAAGAACAGCTGCCAGGAAGGAGGATCTGGAGCAGGTAGGGTGGAGCTGGGGCTCGTcctcagagctcagtgcactcaCAGCTTTGGCTCTGTGGGAGGACCTTGGTCCCCATCCCTCGGGTCCGTGGGGCCCAGCGCAGCCACCCCACATGGCACAGCCAttgtctttgcaggagaagcagtTCATTGCCCAGCTGGAAGATCAGCTGAAGGCTGAGACAGAGGAGATCGAGGTAGCGTGGAGGGGCgaggggatgggggctgcctGACCCCAGGTGGGGACCTGGAGGGCAACTGCAGCAGGCATGGGCACTCACGCTTTTGTCTGCCAGGTGCTGCGCCAGGAAAGACAGCGCCTGCAAGAGGAGcgggaggagctggagctggagggtgCCTGGTGAGTGGCTCTGGGCCTCTGCAGCACCTGGGGCAGCAACgagactgcagtgctgctgggcttgggGCTTGGGTTTCAGTTGGGCACATGGTGTGACAGAGCAGCCCGACCCCAGCCCGGGGGTGGGCACGCACTGCTGGGGAGCCCGCGTGCTGACAGAGGCCGGCACCCTCCAAGCAGGCCTTGTTCcctacaggcagcagcatcagctggagctggaggcagcccacgtgcctggggctgtgctgccggaGCTGGTGGAAGCAGAGCTGGTAAGGGGCAGAGCCCAGCGCACCCTCACCCTGTCCGACAAGGTTCTCCTCGGGgacagggctccctgcagcgctgcagctgtgctgctgcgcTGCCGGGCTGCCACTGTCCTGCACGAGCCccggctgtgcagcagggcctgACCAGTGCCCCTGCCCCATCTTCACCTACAGGAGAAGGCTGAGCGGGCGAGGAGACGTGGGCTCGCCTTCTGGATGAAGTAAGTATCCCCTCATTGCCCTGTGCCCAGCCGGCAGCAGCCGGGCTCCCGGCAGTGGGCTGATGGCCTGGACCCCGCTGCAGCCGGCGCGGCTCCCGGGTGTCCCCTTTggcgctgtgtggggctgtgctgccgtggGGTCGGAACGCCTCATTCCTGGCCCTCTTTTGCCCCCCAGGATGATCTGCCTCATCTTTgtcagcctccagctgctgctcgtTACCTGTgttgggctgtgcagtgctgtacgCCCAGAACTATGACCAGGAGCTGTTGTATCGGCTCCTGCTGCGAGTGCTGCCCCAGGCAATGTACGCTTCCCTGGCGTACTTTGCGAGCAGGAGCCTGCGTGTGGtctgtgatgggctgctgcccatctgaCCGCCCCTCTCAGTCCCCCCTCCCAGCTCGGGGCTGCGCGGTGGGGCGCGGCGAGAGGGCTCTGTCCCCACGGAAGGGGCCtctcctgtgctcctgcccccaggggcgcagaggcacagctgtggggcagtgccagcaggcgGCTGAGTGCCaccactttggacttacaaATAAGTTGTACTGTCGTCGTGAGTCGTCAGctgaacaccaccacctccgACGACCCATCAGGCTG
The genomic region above belongs to Gallus gallus isolate bGalGal1 chromosome 32 unlocalized genomic scaffold, bGalGal1.mat.broiler.GRCg7b 32_unloc6, whole genome shotgun sequence and contains:
- the LOC112531389 gene encoding ribonuclease Y-like isoform X3, producing the protein MRAQFASGTLTDLQRVNLLEELLQAHERAVEKRKAEARESLMKDAQQIRAERTAARKEDLEQEKQFIAQLEDQLKAETEEIEVLRQERQRLQEEREELELEGAWQQHQLELEAAHVPGAVLPELVEAELVRGRAQRTLTLSDKVLLGDRAPCSAAAVLLRCRAATVLHEPRLCSRA
- the LOC112531389 gene encoding trichohyalin-like isoform X4, translated to MRAQFASGTLTDLQRVNLLEELLQAHERAVEKRKAEARESLMKDAQQIRAERTAARKEDLEQEKQFIAQLEDQLKAETEEIEVLRQERQRLQEEREELELEGAWQQHQLELEAAHVPGAVLPELVEAELEKAERARRRGLAFWMKMICLIFVSLQLLLVTCVGLCSAVRPEL
- the LOC112531389 gene encoding uncharacterized protein LOC112531389 isoform X1, with translation MRAQFASGTLTDLQRVNLLEELLQAHERAVEKRKAEARESLMKDAQQIRAERTAARKEDLEQVGWSWGSSSELSALTALALWEDLGPHPSGPWGPAQPPHMAQPLSLQEKQFIAQLEDQLKAETEEIEVLRQERQRLQEEREELELEGAWQQHQLELEAAHVPGAVLPELVEAELVRGRAQRTLTLSDKVLLGDRAPCSAAAVLLRCRAATVLHEPRLCSRA
- the LOC112531389 gene encoding uncharacterized protein LOC112531389 isoform X2, producing the protein MRAQFASGTLTDLQRVNLLEELLQAHERAVEKRKAEARESLMKDAQQIRAERTAARKEDLEQVGWSWGSSSELSALTALALWEDLGPHPSGPWGPAQPPHMAQPLSLQEKQFIAQLEDQLKAETEEIEVLRQERQRLQEEREELELEGAWQQHQLELEAAHVPGAVLPELVEAELEKAERARRRGLAFWMK